The Nocardioides salarius genome includes a region encoding these proteins:
- a CDS encoding hemolysin family protein — protein MTATLLLLAALFLVIACGVFVAAEFALVTVDRTKVEQAAADGDAAAIGVQSALRSLSTQLSGAQVGITLTNLGIGFLSEPAIADLIDGPLGSAGLPDSAVTPVALAVALSLSTIVTMLFGELVPKNLAIALPLATARATQAPMRFFTAANKGPIRVLNGAANALVRRLGVEPQEELRSARSSTELASLIARSADEGTLDADTAELMERSVEFATRTAGEIMTPRVRTRSLELNDRAAAVIELTRQSGHSRFPVLDDDDVVVGTVHVKNAVALPVHERATTKVKHLMAKPIVVPDSLRLDPLLQLLREDGFQMAVVLDEYGGHAGIVTLEDVVEEIVGDIADEHDRLGSRARQRRDGSWVLSGLLRPDEVEDITGIELPEDEAYDTIAGLVLQVLGRVPVAGDLAEVPVPDRSDPDEPRERLAVLSVEHMDGLRVDRLTLRLLEGDTAESGEEPGTRTDRSEDDDE, from the coding sequence GTGACCGCCACCCTGCTGCTCCTCGCAGCCCTGTTCCTCGTGATCGCCTGCGGCGTGTTCGTCGCCGCGGAGTTCGCGCTCGTCACCGTCGACCGCACCAAGGTCGAGCAGGCCGCAGCCGACGGTGACGCCGCGGCGATCGGCGTGCAGAGCGCGCTGCGCTCGTTGTCGACCCAGCTCTCCGGGGCCCAGGTCGGCATCACGCTGACCAACCTGGGCATCGGATTCCTCTCCGAGCCCGCGATCGCCGACCTCATCGACGGCCCGCTCGGCTCGGCCGGGCTGCCCGACAGCGCGGTCACGCCGGTGGCGCTCGCGGTCGCGCTGTCGCTGAGCACGATCGTGACCATGCTCTTCGGCGAGCTGGTGCCCAAGAACCTCGCCATCGCGCTGCCGCTGGCCACCGCCCGCGCCACCCAGGCCCCGATGCGCTTCTTCACCGCGGCCAACAAGGGCCCGATCCGGGTCCTCAACGGCGCCGCCAACGCGCTGGTGCGCCGGCTGGGCGTCGAGCCGCAGGAGGAGCTGCGCTCGGCGCGCAGCTCCACCGAGCTGGCCTCGCTCATCGCGCGCTCGGCCGACGAGGGCACCCTCGACGCCGACACCGCCGAGCTGATGGAGCGCTCGGTGGAGTTCGCGACCCGCACCGCGGGCGAGATCATGACCCCGCGGGTGCGCACCCGCTCCCTCGAGCTCAACGACCGCGCCGCGGCCGTGATCGAGCTGACGCGTCAGTCGGGGCACTCCCGCTTCCCCGTGCTCGACGACGACGACGTGGTGGTCGGCACCGTGCACGTCAAGAACGCGGTCGCGCTGCCCGTGCACGAGCGGGCCACGACGAAGGTCAAGCACCTGATGGCCAAGCCGATCGTGGTGCCCGACTCGCTGCGCCTCGACCCGCTCCTGCAGCTGCTGCGCGAGGACGGCTTCCAGATGGCCGTGGTGCTCGACGAGTACGGCGGCCACGCGGGCATCGTGACCCTCGAGGACGTCGTCGAGGAGATCGTCGGCGACATCGCCGACGAGCACGACCGGCTCGGCTCGCGTGCCCGTCAGCGCCGCGACGGCAGCTGGGTGCTCTCGGGCCTCCTGCGCCCCGACGAGGTCGAGGACATCACCGGCATCGAGCTGCCCGAGGACGAGGCCTACGACACCATCGCCGGTCTCGTGCTGCAGGTGCTGGGCCGGGTCCCGGTCGCCGGCGACCTGGCCGAGGTGCCGGTGCCCGACCGCTCCGACCCCGACGAGCCGCGCGAGCGCCTGGCGGTGCTCAGTGTCGAGCACATGGACGGCCTGCGGGTCGACCGGCTGACGCTGCGACTGCTCGAGGGCGACACCGCGGAGAGCGGCGAGGAGCCGGGCACGAGGACCGACCGGTCGGAGGACGACGATGAGTGA